GACCTCGCGGAGCCCGTGTACGCCCGCGTACGCGCCAAGCTGGAACGCGAGCCGGTCGAAGACCTGCGCGTCGACTTCGAGGACGGATACGGACCGCGTCCCGACGCCGAGGAGGACGAGACCGCCGCCCGGGCCGCCCGGCTGATCGCGGAGGCCTACCGGGACGGCACGGCCGCCCCGTACATGGGCATCCGGATGAAGTGCATGGAGGCGCCCGTCCGCGACCGTGGCATCCGCACGCTCGACATCTTCCTCACCGGACTCATGGAGAACGGCGGACTCCCCGACGGGCTGGTGCTGACCCTGCCGAAGGTCACGTACGCGGAGCAGGTCACCGCGATGGCGCGGCTCCTGGAGGAGTTCGAGAAGACCCACGGCCTTGAACGGGGGCGGATCGGGTTCGAGATCCAGATCGAGACGAGCCAGGCCGTCCTGGCCGCCGACGGCACGGCCACCGTCGCCCGGATGATCCAGGCCGCCGGGGGCCGCGCGACCGGCCTGCACTACGGGACCTTCGACTACAGCGCCTGTCTCGGGGTCTCCGCCGCGTACCAGGCGAGCGACCACCCGGCTGCCGACCACGCCAAGGCGATCATGCAGGTCGCCGCGGCGGGCACCGGCGTACGGGTCTCGGACGGCTCCACCAACGTGCTGCCGGTCGGCCCGACGGCGAAGGTCCACGACGCCTGGCGCCTGCACTTCGGGCTCACCCGCCGCGCACTCGCCCGCGCCTACTACCAGGGCTGGGACATGCACCCCGGGCACCTCCCGACGCGGTACGCGGCCGTGTTCGCCTTCTACCGCGAGGGGTTCGAGCAGGCCGCGGCCCGCCTCGTCGCGTACGCCAACCGCGCCGACGGCGATGTGATGGACGAGCCCGCCACCGCCAAGGCCCTCAGCGGCTATCTGCTGCGCGGCCTGGACTGCGGGGCCCTCGACGTCGGGGAGGTCGCGCGGGCGACCGGCCTCACCCGCGCGGACCTGGAGGGCTTCGCCGTGCCGAGGCGGGCCGACCTGACTGTCTCGGCCAAGTAGCGGCCCTGTCACAGCCGCTGCCCACGGCGCTCCACCCCGCCCGAACCCCGTACGCTGGGCGCCACTTCATTGACGTGTCACAGGCAGGAACGGGGCAGCGGTGTCTGCGGGGGAGAACCAGCAGCCGGGGGAGCGGACCCGGCCCGGGGAGAACGAACAGCCGGACGGCGCCGGACGGCTGCTGGCCGGCCGCTACCGTGTCGTGGCGCAACTGGGACGCGGCGGTATGGGCGTGGTCTGGCGGGCCCGCGACGAGGTGCTCGGCCGCGAGGTGGCGGTCAAGGAACTGCGCACCTACACGGACGCGGACGCACCCGAACTCGCCGGCCTGGGCCTGCGGATGCAGCGCGAGGCCCGCGCCGCGGCCCGGGTGCGCCACCCCGGAGTGATCGCCGTGCACGACGTGGCGGAGATCGACGGCCGCCCGCTGATCGTCATGGAGCTGGTGGACGGGCCGTCCCTGGACGACGTCCTGCGCGAGCGCGGCACGATCGGCGCGCGCGAGGCCGCGGGGATCGGCGCGAAGGTCATGGACGCGCTCGCCGCGGCCCACCGGGCGGGAGTCCTGCACCGCGACGTGAAGCCGGGCAACATCCTGCTCGACCGCTCGGGACGGGTCGTCCTGACGGACTTCGGCATCGCCACGATGGACGACCCCGGCGACGGCTCCAGCACGCATCTCACGCGCAGCGGTGAACTGGTCGGCTCCCTGGACTACCTGGCACCCGAACGCGCCCAGGGGTACGAGCCGGGCCCCGCCTCCGACATCTGGGCGCTCGGTGCCACGCTCTACGCGGCCGTCGAGGGGTCCTCGCCCTTCCGTCGCACGTCCACGTGGTCCACGCTCACGGCGATCGTCGTCGACCCGCTGCCCGAGCCGCGCCAGGCCGGGCCACTCGGTCCCGTCCTGCGACAGCTGATGCACAAGCAGCCCGAGTCCCGCCCGGAGGCCGACCGCGCGAGCGAACTCCTGGAAGCGGTGGCGACGGCGACCGATCAGGACTCGACCGGCCAGGACCCGGTCGGTCAGGGTGCGACCGGCCAGGACTCGGCGACACGCGGACTGAGGGCGCCCGCGCCTCCGGCACGGGACGCGACCGAGCGGAGCGTGCCGGTGATCCCACCGGGTTTCGGGCCGCCCCAGCCGATACCGCAGACAGCCGCTCCGGCCACTCCGGCCGCCCCGGTCACGTCCGCCCCGGCCGCGACCACCGCGCCCCGCCGCCGCAGGGGCCGCGTCCTGCTCGTCGGCGCGGCCGTAGCGGTCGCGCTGGCCTCGACCGGGGTCATCATCGCCCACCTCACGGACTCCGACGACTCGGGGTCGGCCGCCCGGACCGGGGCCTCCCGGAACGCGGACGACGCCGTCTCCCCGGGCGCCACCCGCGGCTCGGTCGACCTGACGGACGACAAGAAGTCCACGAAACGGGACGACAAGAAGGAGCCGCCGTCCCCGGGCGGCACAGCGGACGCGACCGAGGACACCGACCGCGCCGAGGACGCCGAAGCGACGGACAAGACTCCCGCTGCCTCGCCCGGAGCCACCAAAGGCGCTACCACGGGCGGGAGTTCGGGCGGCGGGGAGAGTGCGAGTCCCGCGGCGGCCTGCGATGCCATCGGCGGCGGCAAGTACAACTGCCAGGTCTGGAAGACCGCGACCTCCTACACCGCGGCCGGAGCGCGGGCGGGCACCCTCAACGCCGGCACCAACTACTTCTACTGCCAGCAGAACCTGGGGCGCCGCGAGACCTCCGGGAGGTGGACGAACAC
This region of Streptomyces ortus genomic DNA includes:
- a CDS encoding DUF6986 family protein yields the protein MGQGQQEKVATSLAGAVSEEISASLAPVDAELERRYPGDPGTRQPVHTVYVPGDAFAADTLRSWGDQALAALEQHAPDAESFAAVLGLSDDLAEPVYARVRAKLEREPVEDLRVDFEDGYGPRPDAEEDETAARAARLIAEAYRDGTAAPYMGIRMKCMEAPVRDRGIRTLDIFLTGLMENGGLPDGLVLTLPKVTYAEQVTAMARLLEEFEKTHGLERGRIGFEIQIETSQAVLAADGTATVARMIQAAGGRATGLHYGTFDYSACLGVSAAYQASDHPAADHAKAIMQVAAAGTGVRVSDGSTNVLPVGPTAKVHDAWRLHFGLTRRALARAYYQGWDMHPGHLPTRYAAVFAFYREGFEQAAARLVAYANRADGDVMDEPATAKALSGYLLRGLDCGALDVGEVARATGLTRADLEGFAVPRRADLTVSAK
- a CDS encoding serine/threonine-protein kinase; the encoded protein is MSAGENQQPGERTRPGENEQPDGAGRLLAGRYRVVAQLGRGGMGVVWRARDEVLGREVAVKELRTYTDADAPELAGLGLRMQREARAAARVRHPGVIAVHDVAEIDGRPLIVMELVDGPSLDDVLRERGTIGAREAAGIGAKVMDALAAAHRAGVLHRDVKPGNILLDRSGRVVLTDFGIATMDDPGDGSSTHLTRSGELVGSLDYLAPERAQGYEPGPASDIWALGATLYAAVEGSSPFRRTSTWSTLTAIVVDPLPEPRQAGPLGPVLRQLMHKQPESRPEADRASELLEAVATATDQDSTGQDPVGQGATGQDSATRGLRAPAPPARDATERSVPVIPPGFGPPQPIPQTAAPATPAAPVTSAPAATTAPRRRRGRVLLVGAAVAVALASTGVIIAHLTDSDDSGSAARTGASRNADDAVSPGATRGSVDLTDDKKSTKRDDKKEPPSPGGTADATEDTDRAEDAEATDKTPAASPGATKGATTGGSSGGGESASPAAACDAIGGGKYNCQVWKTATSYTAAGARAGTLNAGTNYFYCQQNLGRRETSGRWTNTWWAKTDDDSGNTGVYVSDVYLQGGDNDSPVPGLPVC